The following proteins are co-located in the Bacillus mesophilus genome:
- a CDS encoding NAD(P)/FAD-dependent oxidoreductase has translation MNFYPCMIVGGGIAGLQAAIMLGRYSHQVAVIDKGEGRSTLCRCYHNVLGYPDGVDGEHLRALGKQHAEKYGVHFIKGDVVNARSENGKFILSTSTNEEYECKYLLMATGIKDQLPLTIPNLKECLGISIYICPDCDGYEVKDKKLAIVGAGDVGANMALTLTYFTKDITYINHDRTHIGEKLQEQLDAKGIEVITQKVETVNVKSPSKFSGVTLASGEIIQADRGFLAFGGSKVNTDLLKQLGVERLENQHIAADPRTKETNIKNVWVAGDIVAHSEQLTIAMGEGAQAAIWMHKRILEN, from the coding sequence ATGAATTTCTATCCATGTATGATTGTCGGTGGAGGGATTGCGGGTTTACAGGCTGCAATTATGCTCGGAAGATACAGTCATCAAGTAGCTGTTATTGATAAAGGAGAAGGACGTTCAACCTTATGTCGGTGCTATCATAATGTACTTGGTTATCCAGACGGAGTTGATGGAGAGCATCTCAGAGCATTGGGTAAACAGCACGCTGAAAAATACGGCGTTCACTTTATTAAGGGTGATGTAGTGAATGCACGGAGTGAGAATGGTAAATTTATTCTTAGTACGAGCACAAATGAAGAATATGAGTGTAAGTATTTACTCATGGCCACAGGAATAAAGGATCAGCTTCCACTAACGATCCCAAATCTTAAAGAATGTCTGGGGATTTCTATCTATATTTGCCCAGATTGTGATGGGTATGAGGTAAAGGATAAAAAGCTTGCCATTGTTGGGGCAGGAGACGTTGGAGCAAACATGGCCCTAACACTAACCTATTTCACAAAGGATATCACTTATATTAATCATGATCGCACACATATTGGAGAAAAATTACAAGAACAATTAGATGCAAAGGGAATAGAAGTGATCACACAAAAGGTTGAAACTGTTAACGTAAAATCACCTTCGAAATTCTCAGGAGTCACCTTAGCATCGGGAGAAATCATTCAAGCTGACCGCGGCTTCTTAGCGTTTGGAGGAAGCAAAGTGAATACGGATTTATTAAAGCAGTTAGGTGTAGAAAGATTAGAAAATCAGCATATAGCTGCTGATCCACGAACAAAAGAAACAAACATCAAAAATGTTTGGGTAGCCGGTGACATCGTTGCACACTCAGAACAACTAACCATCGCAATGGGCGAAGGAGCACAGGCCGCCATTTGGATGCACAAACGAATACTAGAAAATTGA
- a CDS encoding aspartate aminotransferase family protein, with amino-acid sequence MVHSRLIKPLLDEIYPVISHGKGIYVYDSDGKKYLDGSSGAVTASIGHGVTEIIEAMNNQAEKISFVYRSQFTSLPAEGLAQKLSTLVEGADYWSFLVNSGSEATETALKIAIQYWQEKGMTTKQKILSRWMSYHGITLGALSISGYHARRARFVPLLESDPAISPPYCYRCPYQDTFPNCHLKCATELEKVILRIGEEHIAAFMVEPIVGAAGAAMTPPAGYYEKIREICDKYNILLIADEVMTGIGRTGKMLALEHWDTTADIITLGKGLSAGYTPIAATLVKDRILEPIQNGSRVIMSGHTFSGNPQSAAVALEVLNYIEKHNIINLVEKTGDYLQGQLKALQLKYHWIGDIRGKGLLVGMEFVQNDLKLPFPAGFGMTALVIEKAKQQGLLVYPAAAGEDGILGDGIIIAPPLTITNTQVDELVELLDRAFSEIDSGLITPGIIA; translated from the coding sequence ATGGTGCATTCTCGCCTTATAAAACCACTTTTAGATGAAATATATCCTGTCATTAGCCATGGTAAAGGAATATACGTATATGACTCAGATGGAAAGAAATATCTTGATGGTTCATCTGGTGCAGTCACAGCTAGTATAGGACATGGAGTAACCGAAATCATTGAAGCAATGAATAATCAAGCAGAAAAAATCTCTTTTGTTTACAGATCCCAGTTTACAAGCCTTCCTGCAGAAGGATTAGCACAAAAGCTATCAACTCTCGTTGAAGGTGCTGACTATTGGAGTTTTTTGGTCAATAGTGGTTCAGAGGCAACCGAGACAGCCTTAAAAATTGCTATTCAATACTGGCAGGAAAAAGGGATGACTACCAAACAGAAAATCCTCTCTCGCTGGATGAGCTACCACGGGATTACCCTCGGAGCATTGTCCATATCTGGTTATCACGCTAGAAGAGCACGGTTCGTTCCACTTTTAGAATCGGATCCAGCCATTTCCCCTCCCTATTGTTATCGCTGTCCCTACCAAGATACATTCCCAAATTGCCACCTTAAATGTGCAACAGAATTAGAAAAAGTCATCCTAAGGATAGGAGAAGAACATATAGCTGCCTTCATGGTCGAACCAATTGTTGGTGCTGCTGGTGCAGCCATGACTCCTCCTGCAGGTTATTATGAAAAAATTAGAGAGATTTGCGACAAATACAATATCCTGCTTATTGCCGATGAAGTGATGACAGGAATCGGAAGAACGGGGAAGATGCTAGCACTGGAGCATTGGGATACAACCGCGGATATTATCACACTTGGAAAAGGCCTGAGTGCAGGATACACTCCAATTGCAGCGACTCTTGTTAAAGATCGTATTCTAGAGCCTATTCAAAATGGATCTAGGGTGATCATGAGCGGTCATACATTTAGCGGTAATCCACAATCAGCCGCAGTTGCATTAGAGGTTCTTAATTATATTGAAAAACATAACATTATTAATCTGGTAGAAAAAACAGGTGACTATTTACAAGGGCAATTAAAAGCACTACAACTTAAATATCACTGGATTGGAGATATCCGGGGCAAAGGCCTCCTAGTAGGGATGGAGTTTGTACAAAATGATCTGAAATTACCTTTTCCCGCAGGCTTTGGAATGACAGCTTTAGTCATTGAAAAGGCAAAGCAACAAGGGTTATTAGTGTATCCGGCTGCTGCTGGTGAGGACGGAATTTTAGGCGATGGAATCATCATTGCTCCTCCTCTAACGATTACAAACACACAAGTTGATGAGTTGGTTGAATTGCTTGATCGAGCATTTAGTGAAATAGATTCAGGTTTGATTACTCCAGGAATCATAGCGTGA
- a CDS encoding 3-oxoacid CoA-transferase subunit A: MTKQQTIDTIMNHIVDGSTIMFGGFGGIGTPPTIVKKISEKGVKNLTLIGNDTGFPTIGIGPLIVNKQVKRIITSHIGSNPIAGKLMNDRELEVEFVPQGTLMERIRAGGVGLGGVLVDVGVGTVIEKNKETTTIKGKKYLIETALNADISIVFAKVGDEYGNLIYDKSSRNTNPLVAMAGNLTFAEVEELVPIGTLSPEEIVTPGCFVNGIIQSEGVNWKWVWE; encoded by the coding sequence ATGACTAAACAACAAACAATCGATACAATCATGAATCATATCGTGGATGGGAGTACGATCATGTTTGGAGGATTTGGCGGGATTGGTACGCCACCAACCATCGTGAAGAAAATCTCGGAAAAAGGAGTAAAGAATCTAACCTTAATTGGAAATGACACAGGATTTCCTACGATTGGTATTGGCCCTTTAATTGTTAATAAACAAGTAAAGAGAATCATCACCTCACACATAGGTTCAAACCCTATAGCGGGAAAGCTTATGAATGATCGAGAACTTGAGGTGGAATTTGTTCCACAAGGTACACTAATGGAACGAATTCGTGCAGGCGGTGTGGGTCTAGGAGGAGTGCTTGTTGATGTAGGTGTAGGAACTGTCATTGAGAAGAATAAGGAGACAACGACGATTAAGGGGAAGAAATATTTAATAGAGACAGCTCTAAACGCAGATATCTCGATTGTATTTGCTAAGGTTGGAGATGAATATGGAAATCTTATCTACGATAAAAGTTCGAGAAATACGAATCCACTAGTAGCCATGGCTGGGAATCTAACCTTTGCTGAAGTAGAGGAGCTCGTACCAATTGGGACCCTCTCACCTGAAGAAATTGTAACCCCTGGTTGTTTTGTAAATGGAATCATACAAAGTGAAGGGGTGAACTGGAAGTGGGTATGGGAATAG
- a CDS encoding 3-oxoacid CoA-transferase subunit B, translating into MGMGIDIRNMIAARAAQEVKHNMVVNLGIGIPSLVPNHLPKAINVMFHAENGVLGMGESPPKGKEDENLCNAGGYPVTIVPGASYFDSAMAFAIIRRGLIDLTILGALQVSEQGDLANWIVPGKRVPGMGGAIDLAQKAKKVIVVMNHTNKDGSPKIVRECTLPLTATRCVNMVITDYAVLEVKEDGLWLREVMTPYSIDDVINNTDVELLIDHSLKDID; encoded by the coding sequence GTGGGTATGGGAATAGACATTAGGAACATGATTGCTGCTCGGGCTGCTCAGGAAGTTAAACATAATATGGTTGTAAATTTAGGAATTGGCATACCTTCATTGGTACCCAATCACCTTCCAAAAGCAATAAATGTGATGTTTCATGCAGAAAATGGTGTGCTTGGCATGGGAGAATCTCCACCAAAAGGAAAAGAGGATGAAAATCTGTGTAATGCTGGAGGTTACCCGGTAACGATTGTACCCGGTGCTTCTTATTTTGATAGCGCAATGGCCTTTGCAATCATAAGGAGAGGCCTCATTGATCTAACCATTCTTGGTGCACTTCAAGTAAGTGAACAGGGGGATTTAGCCAATTGGATTGTTCCAGGGAAAAGAGTGCCAGGAATGGGTGGGGCGATAGACCTTGCTCAGAAAGCAAAAAAAGTGATTGTCGTCATGAACCATACCAATAAGGATGGAAGTCCAAAGATTGTGAGAGAATGTACCCTTCCCCTAACAGCTACAAGGTGTGTAAATATGGTAATCACAGATTATGCGGTGCTAGAAGTGAAAGAAGACGGTCTATGGTTAAGGGAAGTTATGACGCCTTATTCTATAGATGACGTTATCAATAATACTGATGTTGAATTATTGATTGATCATAGCCTGAAAGATATAGATTAG
- a CDS encoding peptidase produces the protein MDVQKKINEWLTLNREQAIRLLKRLVQERSITGLESSAQAVIIEKLRELGLEIDIWEPDFTELQSHPYFVSPRSSFTDSANVVGVMKGTGGGKSILLNGHIDVVPEGDPKQWEYDPYGADVVNGKMYGRGTTDMKGGTVSMLLAIEALQALNLPIKGDIVFQSVIEEESGGAGSLAAILRGYKADVAIIPEPTSMKIFPKQQGSMWFRLTVTGKSAHGGTRYEGVSAIEKSVVVIEKVRDLEVLRNSRIDDPLYQSIPIPVPINIGKVSGGNWPSSVPDQVILEGRIGVAPEEEMEDVKREFEHYIGNLGEFDDWFVTHPVEVTWFGARWVPGTIDLKHEAMTLLENNYKKVRKQNPVIEASPWGTDGGLFTKVAGIPTIIFGPGTTEVAHYPNEFIILDHMMEAAEILANMMVEWCNMEDES, from the coding sequence TTGGATGTGCAAAAAAAGATAAACGAGTGGCTTACATTAAATAGAGAACAAGCGATCAGACTGTTAAAACGACTTGTACAAGAACGGAGTATCACAGGGCTTGAAAGCTCTGCACAGGCAGTCATTATTGAAAAGCTTAGAGAGCTAGGTTTAGAGATTGATATTTGGGAACCAGATTTTACTGAATTACAATCGCATCCTTACTTTGTTTCTCCCCGTAGTTCCTTTACTGATAGCGCTAACGTAGTAGGTGTTATGAAGGGAACTGGCGGAGGTAAATCTATCTTATTGAATGGTCATATTGATGTTGTTCCTGAAGGTGACCCAAAGCAGTGGGAGTATGACCCATATGGTGCTGATGTTGTTAATGGAAAGATGTATGGGCGAGGAACTACAGATATGAAGGGCGGAACAGTCTCCATGCTCTTAGCCATTGAGGCTTTACAAGCGCTTAATCTCCCAATAAAAGGTGATATTGTTTTTCAAAGTGTTATTGAGGAAGAAAGTGGTGGTGCCGGATCATTAGCAGCGATATTAAGAGGATATAAGGCAGATGTTGCGATTATTCCTGAACCAACGAGTATGAAGATATTTCCTAAGCAGCAGGGATCGATGTGGTTTCGCTTGACAGTTACAGGAAAATCAGCGCATGGTGGTACTCGGTATGAGGGTGTAAGTGCAATAGAAAAAAGTGTAGTAGTTATCGAGAAAGTAAGAGACCTTGAGGTACTTAGAAATTCTAGGATTGATGATCCACTCTATCAATCTATCCCCATTCCTGTCCCCATTAATATTGGAAAAGTGAGTGGTGGGAATTGGCCTTCCTCTGTACCAGATCAGGTAATTCTTGAGGGAAGAATTGGTGTTGCACCGGAAGAAGAGATGGAAGATGTTAAGAGAGAATTTGAACACTATATTGGAAATCTAGGTGAGTTTGATGATTGGTTTGTAACACATCCAGTTGAAGTTACTTGGTTTGGAGCAAGATGGGTACCAGGAACCATTGATCTAAAACATGAAGCAATGACTCTCCTTGAAAACAACTATAAAAAAGTGAGGAAGCAAAATCCGGTCATTGAAGCATCGCCTTGGGGCACAGATGGAGGTTTGTTTACAAAGGTGGCTGGTATTCCAACTATCATTTTTGGACCAGGAACAACAGAGGTTGCTCATTATCCTAATGAGTTTATTATCCTCGATCATATGATGGAGGCTGCAGAAATACTGGCTAATATGATGGTAGAGTGGTGCAATATGGAGGACGAGAGCTAA
- a CDS encoding GerAB/ArcD/ProY family transporter — MKELTEKISLWQLFILIFIFEMGSGIIVGIGNDAKQDAWIAIAIATLLGVLLVLFFSQINSRVEGKNLFEIFEWAVGKWVGRFFICLYVLYFIYIASRVLRDFGELISSSILPRTPIEVTMIIFMLVVSYVLYLGLEVLARTGEIFLPYVIFFMFGIGFGVLFSGEMHFENLLPILPEGIGPVAKAIFPSLLTFPFGELIVFTLIFPYVSKAKYIGKVSIASVLAAGLLLVYSSIIQITTLGSSMKSRANFPLLSAAGEISLLEFIERIDLLIVFIMMFGVIIKVAVFTYGGLKGLELIFLRPYRYFIFPISMLIAFLSVGVSGNFAEHIEEGLIVVPYYLHLPFQLGIPLLLFPIILWKTKVKKGGQQHDQFN, encoded by the coding sequence ATGAAAGAACTTACTGAAAAAATCTCACTATGGCAATTATTCATCCTGATTTTTATTTTCGAAATGGGTAGTGGCATTATTGTTGGAATTGGTAATGATGCTAAACAGGATGCCTGGATTGCGATCGCCATTGCAACCCTATTAGGGGTATTATTAGTGTTATTTTTTAGTCAAATTAATTCACGAGTTGAAGGTAAGAATCTGTTTGAGATTTTCGAGTGGGCAGTAGGGAAATGGGTAGGTAGATTCTTTATATGTTTGTATGTCCTATATTTTATATATATCGCTTCTAGAGTCCTACGCGATTTTGGAGAGCTGATTTCTTCCTCTATCCTTCCTAGGACCCCTATAGAAGTGACGATGATTATTTTTATGCTTGTTGTTTCCTACGTTTTATATCTAGGTTTGGAGGTTTTAGCAAGAACGGGTGAAATATTTCTCCCTTATGTTATTTTTTTTATGTTTGGAATTGGGTTTGGGGTTTTGTTCTCTGGAGAAATGCATTTTGAAAATTTATTGCCCATATTGCCCGAAGGGATTGGACCCGTTGCTAAAGCAATTTTCCCTTCGTTACTAACGTTTCCTTTTGGAGAGTTGATTGTATTCACATTGATTTTTCCTTATGTTTCAAAAGCCAAATACATTGGTAAGGTTAGTATTGCTTCCGTATTGGCTGCAGGTTTACTACTGGTGTATTCATCAATCATCCAAATTACAACTCTAGGATCTAGTATGAAAAGTAGGGCGAACTTTCCATTACTCTCTGCTGCCGGAGAAATATCACTACTTGAGTTTATTGAGCGTATTGACCTGTTAATTGTGTTTATCATGATGTTTGGAGTCATTATTAAGGTTGCAGTTTTTACATATGGTGGGCTTAAGGGGCTAGAACTCATTTTTTTAAGACCCTATCGCTATTTTATATTTCCAATAAGCATGCTGATTGCTTTTTTGTCTGTAGGCGTTAGTGGTAATTTTGCTGAGCATATTGAAGAGGGGTTAATCGTCGTACCATATTATTTACATCTTCCATTCCAGCTTGGAATACCTCTACTTTTATTCCCCATTATTTTATGGAAAACGAAAGTAAAAAAGGGGGGGCAACAGCATGATCAATTTAACTAA
- a CDS encoding spore germination protein: MINLTKLFSAQKPNQPTTSDELLSEGEEAKDLSSSLASNYETFKKTFQDSIDFTQSYIKVGGQNGFACYLDSMIDSKQLAEKIVEPLGNSIKEQENITDQASFNEFRETYFTSIPYEFVSKEHDAVWYLLSGYILLVVEGVNVALALKVFDIQFRGITEPSTQTIIRGPKDSFTESMETNVSLIRRRIKNPHLRFESSIIGKDSQTTVVIGYIDGITNSKLIEEIRKRINKIDTSYILDSGNIDEFITDKSLTVFPLLYNTERPDSACANLLEGKVIIIVDGSPFVLVAPVVFTDFFQSSEDYYQPFVMGSFIRFIRYISFMIALIFPSLYVAISTFHHELLPTPLLISVQAQREGVPFPAVVEILLMEFTFEVLREAGVRMPRAVGQTVSIVGALVIGQAAVEAGLVSNVLVIVVAFTAIASFVSPIYNFSISTRLLRFVVILCAAVFGLFGVLVFLVVMVIHLASLRSFGVAYLAPVAPLIMEDQTDVFIRFPTWANKKRPTYLNPKGPYRQKTNQSPSPPTKGEDS; this comes from the coding sequence ATGATCAATTTAACTAAATTGTTTTCAGCTCAAAAGCCTAATCAACCAACAACGAGTGATGAACTCTTGTCGGAAGGTGAAGAAGCAAAAGACCTCTCTAGCAGCTTAGCTTCAAATTATGAAACTTTTAAAAAAACCTTTCAGGATTCCATCGATTTTACGCAAAGTTATATAAAGGTTGGTGGACAAAACGGCTTTGCTTGCTATCTAGACAGTATGATTGATTCGAAGCAACTTGCTGAAAAGATTGTGGAGCCGCTAGGGAATTCCATTAAGGAGCAGGAAAACATTACTGATCAGGCATCATTTAATGAATTTCGAGAAACCTATTTCACCAGTATTCCTTATGAATTTGTCTCAAAAGAGCATGATGCTGTTTGGTATCTTTTATCGGGATATATATTACTTGTAGTTGAAGGTGTTAATGTTGCTCTAGCTTTAAAAGTTTTTGATATCCAATTCAGGGGAATTACGGAACCAAGTACACAAACTATTATTCGAGGACCAAAGGATAGTTTCACGGAATCAATGGAAACGAATGTTAGCTTAATTAGGCGTCGAATAAAGAATCCCCATTTGCGGTTCGAGTCCTCTATTATCGGCAAGGATTCACAGACGACTGTGGTTATTGGCTATATTGACGGGATCACCAATAGCAAACTAATTGAGGAGATAAGAAAGCGGATTAATAAAATAGACACTAGCTATATATTAGATTCTGGTAATATTGACGAATTCATTACGGATAAAAGTTTGACTGTTTTTCCGTTATTGTATAATACTGAGCGACCTGATAGTGCTTGTGCTAACCTTTTAGAAGGAAAAGTGATTATTATCGTGGATGGGAGTCCGTTTGTATTGGTAGCTCCTGTTGTTTTTACAGACTTTTTTCAATCCAGTGAAGATTATTATCAGCCTTTTGTGATGGGGTCATTCATTAGGTTTATTCGTTACATTTCATTTATGATTGCCTTGATTTTTCCATCTCTATATGTAGCTATTTCAACTTTCCACCATGAATTGCTACCTACCCCCTTACTAATTAGTGTGCAGGCTCAGCGGGAAGGGGTACCTTTTCCAGCCGTGGTTGAAATACTATTGATGGAATTTACATTTGAAGTTTTAAGAGAAGCGGGAGTAAGAATGCCAAGAGCCGTTGGTCAAACGGTATCCATTGTAGGAGCACTAGTAATTGGACAAGCAGCGGTTGAAGCAGGACTAGTGTCGAATGTTCTCGTCATAGTGGTAGCATTTACAGCCATTGCAAGCTTCGTCTCACCTATCTATAACTTTTCTATTTCAACAAGGCTATTAAGGTTCGTCGTGATTTTATGTGCGGCTGTTTTTGGGTTGTTTGGGGTATTAGTCTTCTTAGTTGTCATGGTCATCCATCTAGCTAGCTTGCGTTCATTCGGCGTTGCATATTTAGCACCTGTGGCTCCCTTAATTATGGAAGACCAGACGGATGTATTCATCCGTTTTCCAACATGGGCTAATAAGAAAAGACCAACCTACTTAAATCCCAAGGGTCCTTATCGTCAAAAAACCAACCAATCCCCAAGTCCTCCAACTAAAGGAGAAGATTCATGA
- a CDS encoding Ger(x)C family spore germination protein, with the protein MMQTSTKSIIMFLTVIVLAGCWDRTELNDVSIVTGIAIDQGENHKYKLTVEVINPTENAKVQAQGFTGSITYSQEGDSLSELANRMNVGMSRELIYSHTRVVVFTEAVAKKGLIGFLDYLERSGEFRNDFNMLLYEGDKASDVLKVTYALQKVSSLKVNRQIQTFYQNWGGDPNIRLTDFISAITSKGREPVLATIKIKGNPQKGENVENIQQVEPDALVEVSGLGVFKEDKLIGKLPITDTRNYLWINGLETTNLTIPCDDKGNYLGVRIKSSNTEVKAEVHQGKPTFKVSIKAEGKIDGSQCTEDLEKLETYKKIEDRTESFVEEEVSNTIKTLQEKYEADIFGFGETLERQHYDLYKTLEKDWDQHFADATIEVESTIYIRRSGVRGKSFQTENKEAE; encoded by the coding sequence ATGATGCAAACATCTACAAAATCAATTATCATGTTTCTAACCGTTATTGTTTTGGCTGGATGTTGGGATCGAACTGAATTAAATGATGTCTCAATTGTGACGGGAATTGCGATTGACCAAGGTGAGAATCACAAGTATAAACTGACGGTTGAGGTTATAAATCCAACTGAAAACGCAAAGGTTCAAGCGCAAGGATTCACAGGGTCGATTACCTATTCTCAGGAGGGAGATTCACTTTCAGAGTTAGCAAATAGAATGAACGTAGGTATGTCGAGAGAATTAATCTATTCCCATACAAGAGTCGTTGTTTTCACAGAGGCTGTTGCTAAAAAAGGATTAATTGGCTTCTTAGATTATTTGGAAAGAAGCGGAGAATTTCGTAATGATTTTAATATGCTACTTTACGAGGGAGACAAAGCATCTGACGTACTAAAAGTAACGTATGCCTTACAAAAGGTCTCTTCTCTAAAAGTAAATAGGCAGATTCAAACGTTCTATCAAAACTGGGGCGGAGACCCAAACATTAGATTAACTGATTTTATTTCGGCTATTACTTCTAAAGGAAGAGAACCTGTTCTCGCAACCATTAAAATTAAAGGAAATCCCCAAAAAGGGGAAAATGTAGAAAATATTCAGCAAGTCGAACCAGATGCACTAGTTGAAGTATCGGGACTTGGAGTATTTAAGGAAGACAAACTGATCGGGAAATTACCAATTACCGATACGAGGAATTATTTATGGATTAATGGTTTAGAAACCACTAACCTTACAATTCCTTGTGATGATAAAGGTAATTACCTGGGTGTGAGAATAAAAAGTTCAAATACTGAAGTCAAGGCCGAAGTTCATCAAGGAAAACCAACTTTTAAAGTAAGTATTAAAGCAGAAGGTAAAATAGATGGTTCTCAGTGTACAGAAGACCTAGAGAAGCTTGAAACATATAAGAAAATTGAAGATCGTACGGAGAGTTTTGTGGAAGAAGAAGTGTCAAACACCATTAAGACTCTTCAAGAAAAATACGAGGCAGACATTTTTGGTTTTGGAGAGACATTGGAGAGACAGCACTATGATTTATATAAAACACTAGAGAAAGACTGGGATCAACACTTTGCTGATGCCACAATCGAAGTAGAGTCAACTATTTACATTAGAAGATCCGGAGTTAGAGGAAAAAGCTTTCAAACTGAAAACAAGGAAGCTGAGTAA